One Canis lupus familiaris isolate Mischka breed German Shepherd chromosome 20, alternate assembly UU_Cfam_GSD_1.0, whole genome shotgun sequence genomic region harbors:
- the SLC25A26 gene encoding S-adenosylmethionine mitochondrial carrier protein isoform X18: protein MHPADSFLIGPVSHVGVLKSGFAAAVTTPLDVAKTRIMLAKTFCKQVGLFLRVTDLRPRELTCFMLCSRLVPAPLAAMYSLRCTGSGGRRGCQDYLQVSSLERQPSVWEVSSFLVLMSKPAACCWNLAERAPDSGRCPMLCSQERGRRASSCSRQARRSVQQPTWCETEPAVAAQGLGGRGGPTEDLSPPPREPQRRGLGQRGDSTISPRLVRYQHQQPLP, encoded by the exons GTGGATTTGCAGCTGCAGTCACCACACCTCTGGATGTGGCAAAAACAAGAATCATGTTGGCAAAG ACATTCTGTAAGCAAGTGGGGCTGTTTTTACGGGTGACagacctgaggcccagagagttgACTTGCTTCATGCTATGCAGCAG GCTGGTTCCAGCACCGCTAGCGGCAATGTACTCTCTGCGCTGCACGGGGTCTGGCGGACGCAGGGGCTGTCAGG ATTATTTGCAGGTGTCTTCCCTCGAACGGCAGCCATCAGTCTGGGAGGTTTCATCTTTCTTGGTGCTTATGAGCAAACCCGCAGCTTGCTGTTGGAACTTGGCAGAGCGAGCCCCTGACTCCGGACGGTGCCCCATGCTCTGCTCTCAGGAAAGGGGACGCCGTGCGAGCAGCTGCAGTCGCCAGGCTCGG agaagtGTCCAGCAGCCCACGTGGTGTGAGACAGAGCCAGCAgttgcagcccagggcctgggagggcgTGGTGGGCCCACTGAGGACCTGAGTCCCCCTCCCCGCGAGCCCCAGAGGAGGGGCCTGGGCCAGCGGGGAGACAGCACCATTTCTCCACGCCTGGTCAG GTACCAACACCAGCAGCCTCTACCTTAA
- the SLC25A26 gene encoding S-adenosylmethionine mitochondrial carrier protein isoform X17, whose product MWESLKALWSWRQDHVVDCWQSAVCGAFAGGFAAAVTTPLDVAKTRIMLAKTFCKQVGLFLRVTDLRPRELTCFMLCSRLVPAPLAAMYSLRCTGSGGRRGCQDYLQVSSLERQPSVWEVSSFLVLMSKPAACCWNLAERAPDSGRCPMLCSQERGRRASSCSRQARRSVQQPTWCETEPAVAAQGLGGRGGPTEDLSPPPREPQRRGLGQRGDSTISPRLVRYQHQQPLP is encoded by the exons GCCCTCTGGTCCTGGAGGCAGGATCATGTGGTGGATTGTTGGCAGTCAGCAGTCTGTGGAGCTTTTGCAG GTGGATTTGCAGCTGCAGTCACCACACCTCTGGATGTGGCAAAAACAAGAATCATGTTGGCAAAG ACATTCTGTAAGCAAGTGGGGCTGTTTTTACGGGTGACagacctgaggcccagagagttgACTTGCTTCATGCTATGCAGCAG GCTGGTTCCAGCACCGCTAGCGGCAATGTACTCTCTGCGCTGCACGGGGTCTGGCGGACGCAGGGGCTGTCAGG ATTATTTGCAGGTGTCTTCCCTCGAACGGCAGCCATCAGTCTGGGAGGTTTCATCTTTCTTGGTGCTTATGAGCAAACCCGCAGCTTGCTGTTGGAACTTGGCAGAGCGAGCCCCTGACTCCGGACGGTGCCCCATGCTCTGCTCTCAGGAAAGGGGACGCCGTGCGAGCAGCTGCAGTCGCCAGGCTCGG agaagtGTCCAGCAGCCCACGTGGTGTGAGACAGAGCCAGCAgttgcagcccagggcctgggagggcgTGGTGGGCCCACTGAGGACCTGAGTCCCCCTCCCCGCGAGCCCCAGAGGAGGGGCCTGGGCCAGCGGGGAGACAGCACCATTTCTCCACGCCTGGTCAG GTACCAACACCAGCAGCCTCTACCTTAA